The Pricia mediterranea genome includes a window with the following:
- a CDS encoding phosphoribosylpyrophosphate synthetase, whose product MKSYDTLSEAINALQNRGYTYDFNLNPHCLECAALKLEINPEDFEVDEMHRFEGMSSTDDNSILYAISSKDGIKGTLVDAYGVYAQNISEEMRKKLR is encoded by the coding sequence ATGAAGAGTTACGATACACTTTCAGAGGCGATAAACGCACTTCAAAATAGAGGGTATACCTATGATTTCAACCTCAACCCCCACTGTTTGGAATGTGCCGCCCTAAAATTGGAAATAAATCCCGAAGATTTTGAGGTGGATGAAATGCACCGCTTTGAAGGAATGAGCAGTACCGATGACAACAGCATCCTGTATGCAATTTCATCCAAAGACGGAATCAAGGGCACTCTAGTCGATGCCTATGGGGTATATGCACAGAACATCTCCGAAGAAATGCGAAAAAAACTACGATAA